The following coding sequences lie in one Synechococcus sp. PCC 7336 genomic window:
- a CDS encoding TetR/AcrR family transcriptional regulator: MASRGQETKELILANTEALVLERGFAGTSIDEILKLTGLTKGAFFYHFKSKAALARALVERYWQQDYAMLEEFSRRADELSEDPLQSMLIFLKLFEEFIEGLEEPPAGCVFASYVYEFYQFDDGIKQFIADGFKQWGKMYQQRIEKIAAKYPPKIAIDAGELAETLMCIIEGGFILSKSLCDTSLTARTVRQFRRHLQLVFEP; this comes from the coding sequence ATGGCAAGTAGAGGACAAGAGACCAAAGAACTGATTTTGGCCAATACAGAAGCTCTTGTGCTCGAACGAGGCTTTGCAGGCACATCGATCGACGAGATCCTCAAACTGACGGGTCTGACGAAGGGAGCCTTCTTTTACCACTTCAAGAGCAAGGCCGCTCTGGCCCGCGCCCTGGTCGAGCGTTATTGGCAGCAGGACTATGCGATGTTGGAGGAATTCTCTCGGCGGGCGGACGAGCTGAGTGAGGACCCGCTGCAGTCGATGCTGATTTTCCTCAAGTTGTTTGAAGAGTTTATTGAGGGTCTGGAGGAACCGCCTGCGGGCTGCGTGTTTGCGTCCTACGTGTACGAGTTCTATCAGTTTGATGATGGCATTAAGCAATTCATTGCAGATGGATTTAAGCAGTGGGGGAAGATGTACCAGCAGCGCATTGAGAAAATTGCGGCGAAGTATCCGCCCAAAATCGCGATCGATGCGGGCGAGTTAGCGGAAACGCTCATGTGCATCATCGAAGGGGGATTTATTTTGTCGAAGTCACTGTGCGACACCTCGCTGACTGCGCGAACGGTGCGGCAATTTCGCCGTCACCTCCAGCTCGTGTTCGAGCCTTAG
- a CDS encoding DUF3727 domain-containing protein — MSDTLLLRDERNQVLECEILKQVQLDGESYALLMPVHQPIQVLAWEEDVPESHASRTSARPGEDEDEGGLVDLDPEELKAVLPTAQAVLEELNLKLIESAYTLTVKGDLPEPIEETAIEIADDADEVEEYQLLSTFFHDQRQFGIFAPLDPLLFFAVQPPDKEAYLLSPNAPEELFARLQDRLLDLAE, encoded by the coding sequence ATGAGCGATACGCTGCTTTTGCGCGACGAACGAAACCAAGTTCTGGAGTGTGAGATCCTCAAACAGGTCCAACTGGACGGAGAATCCTATGCTCTGTTGATGCCCGTACACCAGCCTATACAGGTGCTGGCTTGGGAGGAAGATGTGCCCGAGAGCCATGCCTCCCGCACGAGTGCTCGGCCAGGGGAGGATGAGGACGAGGGTGGCTTAGTTGACTTGGACCCAGAAGAACTGAAGGCAGTCTTGCCAACTGCACAGGCGGTCTTGGAGGAACTCAATCTCAAGCTGATCGAGAGTGCCTATACCTTGACGGTCAAGGGCGATTTGCCCGAACCGATTGAAGAAACGGCGATTGAAATTGCCGATGATGCGGACGAGGTGGAGGAATATCAACTATTGAGCACGTTTTTCCACGACCAGCGCCAATTCGGCATTTTTGCTCCCCTCGACCCACTCCTGTTCTTTGCCGTGCAACCCCCCGACAAAGAAGCCTACCTGCTCTCCCCCAATGCGCCTGAAGAGCTATTTGCCCGCTTGCAAGATCGACTGCTCGATCTGGCCGAATAA
- a CDS encoding ABC transporter permease encodes MRNTLAILRKELRGYFGSPTAYIVTAAFWVLAGFFFTQILADILNASSQADFFAAQLGRGQGFDAGTQFLQRFLGAIVLLFLFVLPMLTMGLYAEERRRGTMELLATSPLTNLSVAIGKWLASLLWCVTMLLPFFVLEVLALSSAEPGMNFALLAAAHVGLLMMASAILALGLFVSSLTDNTLIAAVGTFSMVLLLWVIDALAGNRTGAIASGLRHLSLLRHYESWLQGIVTSDSLVVFAGLTVFGLFLTVQSVEALRWQTR; translated from the coding sequence ATGCGAAATACCCTAGCCATCTTGCGCAAAGAACTGCGGGGCTACTTCGGCTCCCCCACCGCCTACATCGTCACTGCCGCCTTTTGGGTGTTGGCCGGTTTCTTTTTTACTCAAATCTTGGCCGATATCCTCAACGCTTCTTCTCAGGCGGACTTTTTTGCCGCTCAATTGGGGCGCGGGCAGGGCTTCGATGCAGGCACCCAGTTCCTGCAGCGGTTTTTAGGGGCCATTGTGCTCCTGTTCCTGTTTGTCTTGCCCATGCTCACCATGGGACTCTATGCCGAAGAACGGCGGCGGGGCACGATGGAGCTATTGGCCACCTCCCCCCTCACCAACCTGTCAGTGGCGATCGGCAAGTGGTTGGCCTCGCTGTTGTGGTGCGTGACGATGCTGCTGCCCTTTTTCGTCTTGGAGGTGCTCGCCCTCAGCAGCGCCGAGCCGGGGATGAACTTTGCCCTGTTGGCCGCCGCCCATGTGGGTTTATTGATGATGGCCTCCGCCATCTTGGCCCTCGGGTTGTTCGTCTCCTCCCTCACCGACAACACCCTGATTGCAGCGGTTGGAACGTTCAGTATGGTGCTGCTGCTGTGGGTCATCGATGCGCTAGCGGGAAACAGGACGGGGGCGATCGCCAGTGGGCTGCGCCACTTATCTTTATTGCGCCACTACGAAAGCTGGCTGCAAGGGATTGTCACCAGCGATAGCTTGGTGGTGTTTGCCGGTTTGACGGTGTTTGGCTTGTTTTTGACGGTGCAGTCAGTGGAGGCACTGCGGTGGCAGACGCGCTGA
- a CDS encoding glycosyltransferase family 1 protein has protein sequence MNHTRSLLVNLSVLLDKPTGISVYAANIAPYLSDFDPTFLSARSLTTGDRYPIPANLSPAFGTAGHLRRLWWTQFQLPRIYRQCRASLLFSPVPESPLWSRCRSVVTVHDLIPLRFPRRCSPLLPYFRYYIPQVAARAEHVLCNSEATARDVVKWFGVPARQVTAIPLAFDRDRFRPLDLPQQPYFLYVGRHDPHKNLQRALQAFAQIPHRRQLEFWLAGPSDPRYTPQLKQLATELEIAPQLRFLDYVPEEELPALYNQALALVFPSLWEGFGLPLLEAMACGTPAIASNLASLPEVAGDAALLVDPYNIDSLARSMQEVADNGQLRAQLRQAGLSRAAQFSWESTGRATAAVLRDHL, from the coding sequence TTGAATCACACTCGTTCTCTCCTCGTCAATCTGTCGGTTTTGCTCGATAAGCCCACTGGAATTAGTGTCTATGCGGCCAACATTGCCCCTTACCTGAGCGATTTCGATCCAACTTTTTTGAGTGCGCGATCGCTAACAACTGGCGATCGCTATCCCATTCCTGCCAATCTCAGCCCTGCCTTCGGTACAGCAGGTCACCTACGGCGGTTGTGGTGGACGCAATTTCAATTACCTCGCATTTATCGGCAATGCCGCGCCAGCTTATTGTTTTCTCCCGTGCCGGAATCGCCATTATGGAGCCGCTGCCGCTCGGTGGTGACGGTACACGACCTGATTCCCCTCCGCTTTCCCCGCCGCTGCTCTCCCCTGCTGCCCTACTTTCGCTATTACATTCCTCAGGTCGCTGCCCGAGCAGAACACGTTCTCTGCAACTCCGAGGCAACCGCTCGGGATGTGGTGAAGTGGTTTGGGGTGCCCGCTCGCCAAGTCACAGCCATTCCGCTAGCCTTCGATCGCGATCGCTTTCGTCCCCTCGATCTGCCCCAACAACCCTATTTTTTGTATGTGGGTCGCCACGATCCCCACAAAAACCTGCAGAGAGCTCTGCAGGCTTTCGCCCAAATACCCCATCGCCGCCAACTGGAATTTTGGCTGGCTGGCCCCTCCGATCCCCGCTATACCCCTCAGCTCAAACAGTTGGCGACAGAACTAGAGATCGCCCCTCAACTTCGCTTTCTCGACTACGTTCCCGAGGAGGAGCTGCCCGCTCTATACAATCAGGCGCTGGCCCTGGTGTTTCCGAGTTTGTGGGAAGGATTTGGCTTGCCCCTGTTGGAGGCAATGGCCTGCGGTACGCCCGCGATCGCATCCAATCTCGCTTCGTTGCCGGAGGTGGCGGGGGATGCCGCTCTGCTGGTCGATCCTTACAACATCGATAGTTTGGCTCGATCCATGCAGGAGGTGGCTGACAATGGGCAATTGCGGGCTCAACTGCGACAAGCGGGCTTATCCAGAGCGGCTCAATTTAGTTGGGAGAGTACCGGTCGGGCTACGGCTGCCGTTCTCCGAGACCACTTGTAA
- a CDS encoding OsmC family protein: protein MAGAVLKATGKLNGIDLDYLGETIEAIKADPASGMTKFRVTSSWQGQTRSETKVRSYVLGGQEIEREFQFRTDEPTELCGTNQFPNPQEYLMGALNACMMVGYVAACALNGIQLEKLEIETEGDIDLRGFLAIDPNVIPGYDTISYTVRIQGDGTPEQFADIHRFVQKTSPNFYNIANAIQLNSKLVVE, encoded by the coding sequence ATGGCAGGCGCAGTACTCAAGGCAACTGGCAAGTTAAACGGGATTGACCTCGACTATCTCGGGGAAACGATCGAGGCCATTAAAGCCGATCCGGCCTCGGGGATGACAAAATTCCGCGTCACCAGTTCGTGGCAGGGGCAAACTCGCAGTGAAACGAAGGTGCGCTCTTACGTTCTCGGCGGCCAGGAGATCGAGCGCGAGTTTCAGTTCCGTACAGACGAACCGACCGAACTGTGCGGCACAAACCAGTTTCCCAATCCGCAAGAGTATTTAATGGGAGCCCTCAATGCCTGCATGATGGTGGGTTACGTGGCTGCCTGCGCCCTCAATGGCATCCAGTTGGAGAAGCTGGAAATTGAAACGGAGGGCGATATTGACTTAAGAGGTTTCCTGGCGATCGACCCCAATGTGATTCCGGGCTACGACACGATTTCTTATACGGTGCGAATTCAAGGGGATGGTACTCCAGAGCAATTTGCAGACATTCACCGGTTTGTTCAAAAAACGTCGCCCAACTTTTACAACATTGCCAATGCGATTCAGCTCAATTCTAAGTTGGTGGTTGAATAG
- a CDS encoding Gldg family protein produces the protein MKWFGTSLGLVGGGAIAAGIFLGLAGWPWHAPLVAVPTLAGLVLVLIWVLTHLSQLRALVGLRSTQSNLNVFVSVIAVAVILGAINLLAARYSVQFDLTEARLFSLAPQTETVVRELSQPIQISVVSDMPSANLRRRLEQYRRLNPDRVQIEFVNPRSNPIRTEQLQVSANNTIVVTAGDRQQQFPQPNPLSLEVSLTPILLQLTSEGDRTIYFVQGHGELPLEVSGNRPAMSQAIEALDAEGFETEPLNLIASATVPADAAAVVVAAPQQAWLPAEVERLQAYLKEGGRLLLMVNPFSDPQLDSLLQDWGIELANDVLVEASPVSQVFGAGPTVALVTRYGDHPITTPLVDGGLVTFFPFARSLSAVEGIEATPLLSTSDESWGESDLDNPQLQFDPENGDRLGPLTLGLAIVRPVIEDIAEDPAEAASQPEVPEGSAAAREEAPAREARLVAIGNAGFVSDGAIAQLGNRDLFLNTINWLADRNAAITIRPKSPTNRRFNLTITDLQWLRLFSAIVLPAFALSMAGYLWWQRR, from the coding sequence ATGAAGTGGTTTGGCACGAGTTTGGGACTGGTCGGTGGGGGGGCGATCGCTGCCGGTATTTTTCTCGGATTGGCCGGTTGGCCTTGGCATGCGCCGTTAGTCGCAGTCCCCACCCTTGCAGGATTGGTGCTGGTGCTGATTTGGGTGTTGACCCACCTGAGCCAACTGCGCGCCCTAGTGGGCTTGCGATCGACCCAAAGCAACTTAAATGTATTCGTGTCCGTCATCGCAGTCGCGGTCATTCTGGGGGCGATCAATCTCTTGGCAGCCCGCTATTCGGTTCAGTTCGATCTGACTGAGGCGCGACTGTTCAGCCTTGCCCCCCAAACCGAAACAGTGGTGCGCGAGCTGAGCCAACCGATCCAAATTTCGGTCGTGAGCGACATGCCCTCAGCCAACCTTCGCCGCCGTCTAGAACAATATCGCCGCCTCAATCCCGACCGGGTTCAGATCGAATTCGTCAATCCCCGCAGCAATCCCATCCGCACCGAACAACTGCAGGTCTCTGCCAACAACACCATTGTTGTTACCGCAGGCGATCGCCAACAGCAATTTCCCCAACCCAACCCCCTCAGCCTGGAAGTCAGTCTCACACCTATCTTGCTGCAGTTGACGAGCGAAGGCGATCGCACCATTTATTTTGTCCAGGGACATGGCGAACTGCCCCTAGAAGTTTCGGGCAACAGGCCCGCAATGTCTCAGGCCATTGAGGCCCTCGATGCCGAAGGGTTCGAGACCGAACCCCTCAACTTAATCGCATCGGCAACGGTTCCGGCGGATGCGGCTGCCGTGGTGGTGGCTGCACCGCAACAGGCATGGTTGCCAGCAGAGGTGGAACGCTTGCAGGCTTACTTAAAAGAGGGCGGGCGGCTGCTCTTGATGGTGAATCCCTTTAGCGATCCCCAATTGGATTCTCTGTTGCAGGATTGGGGCATCGAGCTGGCAAACGACGTGCTGGTGGAGGCGAGTCCGGTGAGTCAAGTGTTTGGGGCGGGACCGACGGTGGCGCTGGTTACCCGCTATGGCGATCATCCGATTACTACCCCCTTAGTGGATGGGGGACTGGTAACGTTTTTCCCTTTTGCCCGCAGCTTGTCTGCAGTCGAAGGAATCGAAGCTACTCCTCTACTCAGCACCAGTGACGAAAGCTGGGGGGAATCGGATTTGGACAATCCGCAACTGCAGTTCGATCCGGAGAATGGCGATCGCCTCGGTCCCCTTACTCTCGGGCTGGCGATCGTGCGGCCCGTGATTGAGGATATTGCTGAAGACCCGGCGGAAGCCGCCAGTCAACCTGAAGTGCCGGAGGGATCGGCAGCCGCCCGCGAGGAGGCTCCGGCCCGCGAGGCCCGACTGGTGGCGATCGGCAATGCTGGCTTTGTCTCGGATGGGGCGATCGCTCAATTGGGCAACCGCGATCTGTTCCTCAACACCATCAACTGGCTGGCCGATCGCAACGCTGCCATCACCATCCGCCCCAAATCGCCCACCAATCGCCGCTTCAATCTCACCATTACAGATTTGCAATGGCTGCGACTGTTTTCCGCCATTGTTCTACCGGCGTTTGCCCTCAGCATGGCAGGCTATCTCTGGTGGCAGCGACGCTAG
- a CDS encoding ABC transporter ATP-binding protein, producing MDAPTIAVEHLTKEYGDFTAIRDLNFTVASGEILGFLGPNGAGKTTSMRILAGYLPATSGTARIAGYDVSEQSMDVRQRIGYLPETPPLYIDMTVESYLNFVAEIKGVSAGDRPQSVDRAIDRCNLAEKRHSLIRKLSKGFKQRVGIAQALVHDPPVIILDEPTAGLDPKQIIDVRNLIKSLAGEHTIILSTHILPEVSMTCDRVAIIDRGRVVATGTPTELTEQLQEQQQLHLTVAGDRDTLTATLAAFPELQIASLDAIPAADNRWSLTLQHPPAGDRWIARVAAALVGANLELYEMRQSQASLEDIFLHLTTQEPTADPISVPTAA from the coding sequence ATGGACGCCCCCACCATCGCCGTCGAGCACTTAACTAAAGAATATGGCGACTTCACTGCCATCCGCGACCTCAACTTCACCGTCGCCTCCGGCGAAATCCTCGGCTTCTTAGGCCCCAACGGCGCAGGCAAAACCACCTCTATGCGCATCCTCGCCGGCTACCTGCCCGCCACCTCCGGCACTGCCCGCATCGCTGGCTACGACGTGTCCGAGCAATCGATGGACGTGCGCCAGCGCATCGGCTACCTGCCCGAAACCCCTCCTCTCTACATCGACATGACCGTCGAAAGCTACCTCAACTTTGTCGCCGAAATTAAAGGTGTTTCCGCAGGCGATCGCCCCCAAAGCGTCGATCGGGCCATCGATCGCTGCAACCTCGCAGAAAAACGCCACAGCCTCATCCGCAAATTATCCAAAGGCTTCAAACAGCGGGTCGGCATCGCCCAAGCCCTCGTCCACGATCCCCCCGTCATCATCCTGGACGAACCCACCGCTGGCCTCGATCCCAAACAGATTATCGACGTTCGCAACTTAATCAAAAGCCTCGCAGGCGAACACACCATCATCCTCTCCACCCACATCCTGCCCGAAGTCAGCATGACCTGCGATCGCGTCGCCATTATCGATCGCGGCCGCGTTGTCGCCACCGGTACCCCCACCGAACTGACCGAACAACTGCAAGAACAACAGCAACTGCATCTCACCGTCGCTGGCGATCGCGATACCCTCACTGCCACCCTCGCCGCTTTCCCCGAGCTCCAGATTGCTAGCCTCGATGCCATCCCTGCCGCCGACAATCGTTGGAGCCTGACCCTGCAACATCCCCCCGCAGGCGATCGCTGGATCGCCCGCGTGGCCGCCGCCCTCGTGGGGGCCAATCTGGAGCTGTATGAAATGCGTCAATCACAAGCATCGTTAGAAGATATCTTCTTGCACTTGACCACCCAAGAACCCACTGCAGACCCTATCTCCGTACCCACAGCAGCCTAA
- the argC gene encoding N-acetyl-gamma-glutamyl-phosphate reductase: MAKPTVFIDGEAGTTGLQIRDRLSTRTDLELVSIDPGQRKDSQTRSQLLNAVDVAILCLPDDAAREAVSWINNPAVKILDASTAHRTAPDWVYGFPELEPGRRDRIAAARRVSNPGCYPTGFLACIRPLVSAGLIPKHYPVTVNAVSGYSGGGRKLIDSYRAARNERAEGYPYGIYGVDLGHKHVSEMQLYAGLEHPPLFIPSVSNVEQGMLVQIPLPLWTLEYPPSGAELQAALADYYRDEPFVEVAPLGDVEALREGKFLDIDAVNGTNCVQVFVFASDERGEALLVARLDNLGKGASGAAVQNLNLMLGLPEQSEILQVVSENGSRSPTGTLPTKLSRSG, encoded by the coding sequence ATGGCAAAACCGACGGTTTTTATTGATGGCGAAGCCGGCACGACGGGATTGCAGATTCGCGATCGCCTCTCCACTCGCACCGACTTAGAACTGGTCAGCATCGATCCCGGCCAGCGCAAAGATTCCCAAACGCGATCGCAGTTGCTCAATGCTGTCGATGTGGCGATTCTCTGCCTGCCGGACGATGCGGCTCGCGAAGCGGTGAGCTGGATAAATAATCCTGCTGTCAAAATCCTCGATGCCAGTACTGCTCACCGCACTGCCCCCGACTGGGTTTATGGCTTCCCCGAATTGGAACCTGGAAGGCGCGATCGCATTGCTGCTGCTCGACGGGTGAGCAATCCCGGCTGCTATCCCACGGGCTTTCTCGCCTGCATTCGACCTCTCGTCAGCGCGGGGCTGATTCCCAAACACTATCCCGTTACTGTGAATGCGGTCTCTGGCTATTCGGGAGGGGGGCGCAAGCTAATTGACAGCTACCGGGCTGCCCGCAACGAACGGGCGGAAGGCTATCCCTACGGCATTTACGGTGTGGACTTGGGGCACAAACACGTCTCCGAAATGCAGCTCTACGCAGGCTTGGAGCATCCCCCGCTCTTTATCCCGTCAGTCAGCAATGTAGAGCAGGGAATGTTGGTGCAAATTCCCCTGCCGCTGTGGACTTTGGAGTACCCCCCCAGTGGAGCGGAGTTGCAAGCTGCATTAGCTGATTACTATCGCGACGAGCCTTTTGTAGAAGTAGCTCCTTTGGGGGATGTGGAGGCTTTGCGGGAAGGCAAATTTTTGGATATCGATGCGGTGAACGGGACCAACTGCGTTCAGGTGTTTGTGTTTGCGAGTGACGAGCGGGGGGAAGCGCTGTTGGTGGCGCGCTTGGATAATTTGGGCAAGGGAGCCTCAGGGGCTGCGGTTCAAAATCTCAACTTGATGCTGGGGCTGCCCGAGCAGTCCGAGATTTTACAAGTGGTCTCGGAGAACGGCAGCCGTAGCCCGACCGGTACTCTCCCAACTAAATTGAGCCGCTCTGGATAA
- a CDS encoding DUF4340 domain-containing protein, translating to MKRSTTILAIVAFACAAAVAIVELGPRRAQQIQQDNRRRLLATTPEAISRLSLLVDGEAVELERLGDTAWQILQPISSPAETVTVQSLLETLTSATAEPIDADPADLTPFGLDRPQQIFTLALPEGVLTNIAIGSETFDSSGLYARVDEGPIRILDRTVETQLTPSLFALRDKTLAAWPVEDLVALSIRNSNTEIALARQASAWTIEAPQRLDPDGDALAELFNQLRFVQASSFVSETKTNLANYGLDAPAIELIARFTNGGTQTLSLGIATNSAAPSIFATSTTTEAIATLPRDTVDRLPTSLLELRDKSLGPISVAPIGQMTIEAADPTLRRTLTPSNNPEALFDDWVLSDQPDRAISAENLLTPLIDARAIDFVPPDDLDATAALSNPSIALTFQPIEEIGNAPLVLEFALQGDRLYVRSSARSDILLLDPAFYDLLAAALGTLKPLSSDRDAPLGHLSSIALMALTPAPLPSLEEEVRGWGPDANGTE from the coding sequence ATGAAACGAAGTACGACAATTTTGGCGATTGTTGCTTTCGCCTGCGCTGCTGCGGTAGCCATAGTGGAATTGGGGCCGAGACGAGCGCAACAGATTCAACAGGACAATCGTCGCCGCCTCTTAGCCACAACACCTGAGGCCATTTCTCGCCTGTCCCTGCTGGTGGATGGCGAAGCCGTCGAGCTCGAACGTCTCGGCGATACCGCATGGCAAATCCTGCAGCCCATCTCCAGCCCAGCAGAAACCGTTACCGTGCAATCCCTGCTCGAAACCCTCACTTCTGCCACTGCCGAGCCAATCGATGCCGATCCGGCTGACTTAACCCCCTTTGGCCTCGACCGGCCCCAGCAAATCTTTACCCTCGCCTTACCTGAAGGTGTCCTGACCAACATCGCGATCGGCTCCGAAACCTTCGATAGCTCCGGCCTCTATGCCCGCGTCGATGAGGGTCCCATCCGCATCCTCGATCGCACCGTCGAAACCCAACTCACCCCCAGCCTATTCGCCCTGCGGGATAAGACCCTAGCCGCTTGGCCCGTCGAAGATCTCGTGGCCCTGTCCATCCGCAATTCCAACACCGAGATTGCCCTTGCTCGGCAAGCCTCGGCCTGGACAATTGAAGCCCCCCAAAGGCTCGACCCGGATGGCGATGCCCTAGCAGAATTATTCAATCAGTTGAGATTCGTGCAAGCCAGTAGTTTTGTCTCCGAAACCAAAACCAATCTGGCCAACTACGGCCTCGATGCTCCGGCCATAGAGCTGATCGCTCGCTTCACCAACGGCGGCACCCAAACCCTCTCCCTCGGCATTGCCACCAACAGTGCCGCGCCATCCATATTTGCCACCTCCACGACCACCGAGGCGATCGCCACGCTACCCCGCGATACCGTCGATCGCCTGCCCACCTCTTTACTGGAACTGCGGGATAAATCCCTCGGTCCCATCTCCGTTGCCCCGATCGGCCAGATGACGATCGAGGCAGCCGATCCAACCCTCCGCCGCACCCTCACCCCCTCCAATAACCCCGAAGCTTTGTTCGACGACTGGGTACTCTCCGACCAGCCCGATCGCGCCATTTCTGCCGAAAACCTCCTCACTCCATTGATTGATGCCAGAGCCATCGACTTCGTGCCCCCCGACGATCTCGATGCCACAGCAGCCCTCTCCAACCCGTCAATCGCCCTAACCTTCCAGCCAATCGAAGAGATCGGCAATGCTCCCCTCGTGCTGGAATTTGCGCTCCAGGGCGATCGCCTCTACGTTCGCAGCAGCGCTCGCAGCGATATTCTCCTGCTCGATCCCGCCTTCTACGACCTGCTCGCAGCCGCCCTCGGCACCCTCAAACCCCTCAGTTCCGATCGCGACGCGCCACTGGGGCACCTGAGTTCGATAGCTCTGATGGCCCTCACCCCGGCCCCTCTCCCAAGTTTGGAGGAAGAGGTTAGGGGATGGGGGCCAGACGCGAATGGTACTGAATAG